Genomic DNA from Epinephelus moara isolate mb chromosome 24, YSFRI_EMoa_1.0, whole genome shotgun sequence:
GACTACAATCCTTGACATGGTGAAAGTCATGTCATTTGCTGTCCAGGAGGGGAAAATGGCGGTCCACTGCCATGCCGGTCTTGGAAGAACAGGTTTGTAACACTGGCAATTTGGCATTGCTTAAATCCGAATCGCTTATAAAATAATAggtttgtattttcttttatttttcatcatgtAGGTGTGTTGTTGGCTTGTTACTTGGTTTTCACGTCCCGGATGAGCGCTGACCAAGCCATCCTGTTTGTGCGAGCCAAGAGACCCAACTCCATCCAGACCCGAGGCCAGCTGCTGTGCGTCAGGGAGTTCGCCCAGTTCCTAGTTCCTCTCCGAAGCGTCTTCTCCTGTGCAGAACCCAAAGCAAGTGCGGTCACCTTGTCCCAGTATCTTACTCGGCAGCGCCACCTGCTGCACGGCTACGAGGCTCGACAGATGAAGAACGTGCCAAAGATCGTCCAGCTGGTGTGCAGGCTCCTCGTCGACATTGCCGCCAACAGACAGGTGGTGATCGAGGAGGAGTGGTTGGAGATCCCTGACCTCACAGCTGAGGTGGAGAAGACCGTGTCCCAGCAGGCCCTTCAGCAGCTCGGAAAGGAGATGAGGGGGAAGGGGATTCCTGTTCCACCTTGTTCATCTAATCCTCTCAGTCCAACTGCTCTGCAGTCCAGACCTCTTCATGATCAGCCTCTTGTCAGTGATAATGAGCTCGACCCTCTGTGGAGGCAGCAGAATGTAGAAAGCCCTCTGCCGTCCTCCCTGTCCAACAACAGGAGCCTCAGTTACAGCGACTCGGTCCTTGACAAACTTGGATCACAGCATTTAGGAGACCTGAAGAGCAACAAACCAATAAACTACCTGATCAAACATTCTTTGTCTCACAGCAGCCTTACAGTCTCAGTCCCTCCCAGATTTTATGACCTCTCTCCTCAGGACATTATCCGCAGGATTCAGGACCCCAATACAGACGCAAAGCAAAACAGGGGATCCCCCTCATCAAAAAAGCAACTATACAGGGGGCATCAGAGTTTGTCTTTAGATCTgtcagagcagagaagaagatcTCACTGTAACACCTCCCTGCCAGCCTTATCAAACAAGAGCAAACTGGTAACCAGTGAGGAGCAGCTCGGTGTGGATGTGTCAGCAGGTGATGCACCCAGAGAGATTCCCTTCATTACCCTCCAGTCTGAGCTCTCCCCAGAGAGCAGGCGCCTGCTGGTGGCCAGAGCTCTGGCCATGGATCTGACAGACAAGGAGTTTACCTTGAAGGTCTCAATGTGGCAGGTAGTGTACCCCATCAAATACTCTCAAATATACCATGTAGTAACATGTAGTGATACAAAAATACTCCTGTAAAACCATAACATGTTGTATAGACACTCCTATTTTTATACGAATTAGACACACATGATATACAGTAATGTGTTTAACAGTGAACTTTGGAAGTGCTGGCAGGtgaaattattttactgttggaCACGGCCGGGTGAGCAGTTTCCCCTTAAGCTAAGCAAACTGGCTGCTGTTTCTTGCTTCATATACATAACAGACAGACATAAGAGTGTATCTATCCCCTCATGTAACTCAGAAAGAAAGCGAATAAGCATTTGTCCTAAAATTTTAAGCAATTCCTTTAATGCCAGTAAATCATTTCTTCATATAGATATATTGATGAGACCACCAGCTTCTGTTTGTCATGTCTGCTGGTGTGCTACCATGTCAGATTTCATGGGGTACCTGTTGCATtcctttaaagaaatactttacccctcaaataatcatttgtatatcaattactcaccctgtgttatgttaaattcatgaagaaaactgtttgtCACTCATGCCTCCAGTGAATGAAGAGTCCAGAAACTGAATTTGATGAAATTATTGATGAAGTCATAGGCATCcgtgttaaacaacagcaaaactatataaaaacatctgtttacaactCTCATACAACATGTGCactataatccaagtctcattgtTCAAACTGTATACtcaatacttcccaaacagacagcctttTCTGTGGAACTTAAAAACTTCAGACAGTAATTTAACCTTGCTGAACATGGGTGCTGTTGGTCTTCAACTGCCTAGATcggtttgtttgttattttttgactttggtgttttaaaggattagttcagattcagcaaagtcacacagtaacacaaactgactgattgaggcagcggtagcccagcagctttaaagagagcataaGCTCTCTTAGAGATAAGCCCTATCCTATTCCTattttggttgcacaatggttcatgcacttcctttgtgcgGTAAATCGAGCCTTCCTTTTCCCAAGAGATCATATCCAGTGGCAGACTGAGTTGCAGGGAATGgtagggaaccaatctaaacaccgatggtgtcattattcttaAGCTATCACATTGTGCAACCGACATGtacttcataatgataagttaGAGCAAAAAATAATCCTTTAATGACATCATAATTAACTCAGAGATGTTTTCCTACAATGACATCACTTACTGTTGCACACCAGGTTCCTTATATCATGCAAGCTGCCTTTAAGTGTCTGGTCATGTCTGAATAAAGCTGTAAGGAGCATTTAAGTAAGTCAACAGTATCTGAGTTCCAAAAgctattttatttcatgacaGGCAGCAGTGTTACATATCCCATGTCTGAAAAAGGCTAAAGTAAAACTGGTGATCACATCGGCCAGTCACAGGAGGTCACTTAATCTAGAGCTGCAAAAGAGGCACTCCCTCTTTTCACTGAGCCATGTGGCATTGCTCAGCTCTTCAGCTAATGTTCTGagtaaaaaatatcttttccacAGTTCAGTGTGTGTTATGTAAGTTCATGTAATGCAGCATAAATTCAGAGCTACCATGTATCACATCCCCTTATAGACTGTGCTCATTGTTTATTAATGAACAGACAGATCCATAACTTGAGGACATTTTCAGTCCGTTGTTCTCCCTGATGTAAAGCTGCATTTCTTGCCTAGTGAAGCTTCATTTCGATCAGTTTATCGTCAGAGTGCTGTTTGTTGTGATGTGCAGACGGAGCTGAACTCCAGAGAGGGAGCGTGGGAGAGGCTGTGTATGGAGAGAGATCCTGTGGTCCTGTCCAGTCTGATGTGGTCGTGGCTGGAGCAGCTCAAGGATCCAGTCATCAGCAGTGAGGATGTAAAAGCACTCAGTGAGAAGAATGTAAACCCACAGAACGCCCTCGACTCACTGGAAAAGGTAGCTGGGTTACGTATCTGCCACACCATCCATCTCTGAAGCAAACAGTAATAACAGACGCTGACACTGTGTAACAAAGTGTCCAGTAACACTGTAAAACTAATTATAATCCTGgtgatttgcatatttaaatgctgttttaatTGTGGGTGGCACTTTTTTGATGAACAAGCCCATATTGATGCTTTTTAAtacactctggcaccttattgacatgcaaagtacaaaaaaatgtatcactttattgtcattgcgaattagaaaatggttgacAGCGACGTCACTACTAGTTATGACTCACATATTTAAAGCAGTTTGAATCCAAGGCCATCACTTGGCTTGTCATTGGACTGTCTTTTATTCATATGATGTGACACTGTCATTGCTTTTATAAGAAGTGTGAAAATGTTGCCATGTAATCTGATAGCATGGTACATCCTTCTCCTTCCTGCTGCCAGGACCACAGACTCACTTTGCTGTGTATCCTTGACTGTGCTGCTCATCTCCTGCCAACACCTGAAGAAGTGGAGACTAGTTTTCTCAACCAGTTAATAAAAGTGTTTACGAAGGTGAGTATTAACAAACAGTTTATACTTAGTGTATTAACGTGTTTTACGTGCAGGAATTAggtcaatcagctgctccatcagttgattggctgtttgagatcaactgatggagctgggatgtgagctcagcttgacattgtgtcctgcctgaagtaacactatgctcaatttttctttttttcttcagattgACCCTGCCGCGGAGAAGAACGAGTCTTTATACAAGACACTGAAAGCAATCCTGACTCCCATTCTCCATGAGCTGTGTGACAAAGCTGTGGAGGAGAATGAAGACTCCTGATGCAGCCTCAACAGGACCAGCCTGACAAGAGGAAGACTCACAAACGGGGTTCCACTCGCATTTTTTGGGCATTACTGTATTTAAAGCCAGTTCTTTGCATCAGATACTGCTGAGATCTGCCAATCTGTAGTCTTTCTAGATATTTGAAGACCATGTAAAGTGGTTtagcatttcattttttcctttaaagttCTTAATAGACTCTAAGCACTGCCATTCTCTCTGTTAATGTGCCACTGTGCTCACTTTGAACGCATTTGTTTGTCATCCGTTGTATTGTAATATTTCCGAGGGACTAGATGTTGCTTTTATTACAGAACTGTTAGCTAGCAGGAAAATGACTGAGAAACGTTCTCATGATGTTGATGTAATGTTATTTAAATGTGTAACTCAGCTTTCAAAGCTGTTATTTCTTATTTaaaccaaaatatgtttttacacTGTGCAGATGCTACGATGTGTCTTATTTATTCCAATCTTTGAAATGCAGCAGTTAGTTTAATGACTATAGCCTGACGACAAGTTGTGAGGTTGCTTTGTTTATGTAGAATGTAAAGTGTTTTCTTAGAGTCAAATGCAAACTGTGGCCACTGTTATGGCAATGCAAATTCGACAGGCCACAGTGCATTTGCTTTTTCAATCAATTTTTATCTTAATACTGTGTGTACCAAAAAACCTCTCACTGCACTGTTCTGTTGTACATGCATTTGTCGAACATCAATCTGCCTCCACTGTTGCATCTAGCAAAATGCTGTCTGCCTCAACTGAAATGGCCTCTGCTTGGACTCTGTCATGCTGCTGTGTGTAACGTCACCttgcctatgtgtgtgtgtgtgtgtgtatgtgtgtagccGTTGAGACGAGTCAGTGGCCACCTCTCACCTCATATATGGGTACAGTGTAATGTAGATCTGCTGACACTCGTGAATGTGGATcactgatgatgataataatgatatgAAGGACATGAGACGTCATACTGTGGCGAATTTTCAATAAGCACTATTTTTTCATTGTTACAACGGCCTACTTCTTACAGAATTAAACACAACTTACTGCAAGCTAtgtgaagagtgtgtgtgagtctttTTATGGAGGTCTATCACTTACCTGCAGCTGAACATACAACTCAGGCAGAAA
This window encodes:
- the ptpdc1a gene encoding protein tyrosine phosphatase domain-containing protein 1 isoform X2 is translated as MAAGVSILSDLPYSMSGARSGEISTEMETANTRVPTAKYTKMGETLRHVIPGHMQCSMACGGKACKYENPSRWSDEEQAVKGLYSSWITDNLLAMARPSTEIIEKYNIIEQFQRCGLKTIINLQRPGEHASCGNPLEQESGFTYRPETFMEAGVYYYNFGWKDYGVASLTTILDMVKVMSFAVQEGKMAVHCHAGLGRTGVLLACYLVFTSRMSADQAILFVRAKRPNSIQTRGQLLCVREFAQFLVPLRSVFSCAEPKASAVTLSQYLTRQRHLLHGYEARQMKNVPKIVQLVCRLLVDIAANRQVVIEEEWLEIPDLTAEVEKTVSQQALQQLGKEMRGKGIPVPPCSSNPLSPTALQSRPLHDQPLVSDNELDPLWRQQNVESPLPSSLSNNRSLSYSDSVLDKLGSQHLGDLKSNKPINYLIKHSLSHSSLTVSVPPRFYDLSPQDIIRRIQDPNTDAKQNRGSPSSKKQLYRGHQSLSLDLSEQRRRSHCNTSLPALSNKSKLVTSEEQLGVDVSAGDAPREIPFITLQSELSPESRRLLVARALAMDLTDKEFTLKVSMWQTELNSREGAWERLCMERDPVVLSSLMWSWLEQLKDPVISSEDVKALSEKNVNPQNALDSLEKDHRLTLLCILDCAAHLLPTPEEVETSFLNQLIKVFTKIDPAAEKNESLYKTLKAILTPILHELCDKAVEENEDS
- the ptpdc1a gene encoding protein tyrosine phosphatase domain-containing protein 1 isoform X1, which produces MAAGVSILSDLPYSMSGARSGEISTEMETANTRVPTAKYTKMGETLRHVIPGHMQCSMACGGKACKYENPSRWSDEEQAVKGLYSSWITDNLLAMARPSTEIIEKYNIIEQFQRPVAVLRCGLKTIINLQRPGEHASCGNPLEQESGFTYRPETFMEAGVYYYNFGWKDYGVASLTTILDMVKVMSFAVQEGKMAVHCHAGLGRTGVLLACYLVFTSRMSADQAILFVRAKRPNSIQTRGQLLCVREFAQFLVPLRSVFSCAEPKASAVTLSQYLTRQRHLLHGYEARQMKNVPKIVQLVCRLLVDIAANRQVVIEEEWLEIPDLTAEVEKTVSQQALQQLGKEMRGKGIPVPPCSSNPLSPTALQSRPLHDQPLVSDNELDPLWRQQNVESPLPSSLSNNRSLSYSDSVLDKLGSQHLGDLKSNKPINYLIKHSLSHSSLTVSVPPRFYDLSPQDIIRRIQDPNTDAKQNRGSPSSKKQLYRGHQSLSLDLSEQRRRSHCNTSLPALSNKSKLVTSEEQLGVDVSAGDAPREIPFITLQSELSPESRRLLVARALAMDLTDKEFTLKVSMWQTELNSREGAWERLCMERDPVVLSSLMWSWLEQLKDPVISSEDVKALSEKNVNPQNALDSLEKDHRLTLLCILDCAAHLLPTPEEVETSFLNQLIKVFTKIDPAAEKNESLYKTLKAILTPILHELCDKAVEENEDS